In Balaenoptera ricei isolate mBalRic1 chromosome 7, mBalRic1.hap2, whole genome shotgun sequence, a single window of DNA contains:
- the PJVK gene encoding pejvakin: protein MFAAATKSFVKQVGDGGRLVPVPSLSEADKYQPLSLVVKKKRCFLFPRYKFTSTPFTLKDILLGDREISAGISSYQLLNYEDESDVSLYGRRGNHIVNDVGINVTGSDSIAVKASFGVVTKHEVEVSTLLKEITTRKINFDHSLIRQSRSSRKAVLCVVMESIRTTRQCSLSVHAGIRGEAMRFHFMDEQNPKGRDKAIVFPAHTTIAFSVFELFIYLDGAFDLCVTSVSKGGFEREETATFALLYRLRNILFERNRRVMDAISRSQLYLDDLFSDYYDKPLSMSDISLKEGTHIRVNLLNHNIPKGPCILCGMGNFKRETVYGCFQCSVDGQKYVRLHAVPCFDVWHKRMK, encoded by the exons ATGTTTGCTGCGGCTACCAAGAGCTTTGTCAAACAAGTTGGAGATGGAGGGAGATTAGTTCCCGTTCCAAGCCTCAGTGAGGCTGACAAATACCAACCTCTAAGTCTGGTGGTAAAAAAGAAGAGATGTTTTCTGTTTCCTAGATATAAATTTACTTCAACACCTTTTACACTGAAAGATATTCTTCTAGGAGACAGAGAAATTTCAGCTG gtATTTCATCTTATCAGTTACTGAATTATGAAGATGAATCAGACGTTTCACTCTATGGAAGGCGAGGCAACCATATTGTGAACGACGTTGGGATTAACGTTACTGGATCAGATTCAATTGCAGTAAAAGCTTCCTTTGGTGTAGTAACCAAACATGAAGTGGAAGTATCAACATTACTCAAGGAAATTACTACACG aaaaattaattttgaccACAGTTTGATACGTCAGTCAAGGAGCAGCAGAAAGGCAGTATTGTGTGTGGTCATGGAAAGCATCCGAACCACACGACAGTGCTCACTGTCTGTGCACGCTGGAATTCGTGGGGAAGCCATGAGG tttcattttatggatgaacagAATCCCAAGGGAAGGGACAAAGCTATTGTTTTTCCAGCACACACAACCATAGCTTTCAGTGTTTTCGAACTCTTCATTTACTTGGATGGTGCCTTTG acctTTGTGTCACTTCAGTGTCAAAAGGAGGATTTGAAAGGGAAGAAACGGCAACATTTGCACTGCTCTACAGATTGAGAAATATACTGTTTGAAAGAA aTAGAAGAGTGATGGATGCCATTTCTCGTTCACAGCTTTACTTAGATGATCTTTTTTCTGACTATTATGACAAACCTCTCAGCATGAGTGATATTTCACTCAAAGAAGGGACTCATATCCGAGTTAATTTACTTAATCACAACATTCCAAAAGGGCCTTGCATACTCTGTGGCATGGGGAACTTTAAAAGGGAGACGGTTTATGGGTGCTTTCAGTGTTCTGTCGATGGGCAGAAGTATGTGAGACTTCATGCAGTTCCTTGTTTTGATGTTTGGcacaagagaatgaaataa
- the FKBP7 gene encoding peptidyl-prolyl cis-trans isomerase FKBP7 isoform X1: MRERGGHLGPTLGIMHFLFRLIIFFYLWGIFTAQGQKAEESIEEVKIEVLHRPENCSNTSKKGDLLNAHYDGFLAKDGSKFYCSRTENEGHPKWFVLGVGQVIKGLDIGMMDMCPGEKRKLIIPPSFAYGKEGYAEGKIPPDATLIFEIELYAVTKGPRSIETFKQIDTDNDRQLSKTEISHYLKKEFEKDEKPRDKSYQNAVLEDIFKKNDHDGDGFISSKEYNVYQHDEL, from the exons ATGAGGGAACGCGGTGGTCATCTGGGGCCGACTCTCGGAATCATGCATTTCTTATTTAGGTTAATCATTTTCTTTTACCTGTGGGGCATTTTTACTGCTcagggacaaaaggcagaggagagcATAGAGGAAGTGAAAATAGAAGTTTTGCATCGTCCAGAAAACTGTTCTAACACAAGCAAAAAGGGAGACCTGCTAAATGCCCATTACGACGGCTTCTTGGCTAAAGACGGCTCGAAATTCTACTGCAG ccGGACAGAAAATGAAGGCCACCCCAAATGGTTTGTTCTTGGTGTTGGACAAGTCATAAAAGGCCTAGACATTGGGATGATGGATATGTGTCCTGGCGAGAAGCGAAAATTGATTATACCCCCTTCATTTGCATATGGAAAGGAAGGCTATG CAGAAGGCAAGATTCCACCTGATGCAACATTGATTTTTGAGATTGAGCTTTATGCTGTGACCAAAGGACCACGAAGCATTGAAACATTTAAACAGATAGACACGGACAATGACAGGCAACTTTCTAAAACTGAG ATAAGTCATTACCTgaaaaaggaatttgaaaaagatgAGAAGCCACGTGACAAGTCATATCAGAATGCAGttttggaagatatttttaagaagaaCGACCATGATGGTGATGGCTTCATTTCTTCTAAGGAATACAATGTCTATCAACATGATGAACTatag
- the FKBP7 gene encoding peptidyl-prolyl cis-trans isomerase FKBP7 isoform X2, whose protein sequence is MRERGGHLGPTLGIMHFLFRLIIFFYLWGIFTAQGQKAEESIEEVKIEVLHRPENCSNTSKKGDLLNAHYDGFLAKDGSKFYCSRTENEGHPKWFVLGVGQVIKGLDIGMMDMCPGEKRKLIIPPSFAYGKEGYEGKIPPDATLIFEIELYAVTKGPRSIETFKQIDTDNDRQLSKTEISHYLKKEFEKDEKPRDKSYQNAVLEDIFKKNDHDGDGFISSKEYNVYQHDEL, encoded by the exons ATGAGGGAACGCGGTGGTCATCTGGGGCCGACTCTCGGAATCATGCATTTCTTATTTAGGTTAATCATTTTCTTTTACCTGTGGGGCATTTTTACTGCTcagggacaaaaggcagaggagagcATAGAGGAAGTGAAAATAGAAGTTTTGCATCGTCCAGAAAACTGTTCTAACACAAGCAAAAAGGGAGACCTGCTAAATGCCCATTACGACGGCTTCTTGGCTAAAGACGGCTCGAAATTCTACTGCAG ccGGACAGAAAATGAAGGCCACCCCAAATGGTTTGTTCTTGGTGTTGGACAAGTCATAAAAGGCCTAGACATTGGGATGATGGATATGTGTCCTGGCGAGAAGCGAAAATTGATTATACCCCCTTCATTTGCATATGGAAAGGAAGGCTATG AAGGCAAGATTCCACCTGATGCAACATTGATTTTTGAGATTGAGCTTTATGCTGTGACCAAAGGACCACGAAGCATTGAAACATTTAAACAGATAGACACGGACAATGACAGGCAACTTTCTAAAACTGAG ATAAGTCATTACCTgaaaaaggaatttgaaaaagatgAGAAGCCACGTGACAAGTCATATCAGAATGCAGttttggaagatatttttaagaagaaCGACCATGATGGTGATGGCTTCATTTCTTCTAAGGAATACAATGTCTATCAACATGATGAACTatag
- the FKBP7 gene encoding peptidyl-prolyl cis-trans isomerase FKBP7 isoform X3 — MRERGGHLGPTLGIMHFLFRLIIFFYLWGIFTAQGQKAEESIEEVKIEVLHRPENCSNTSKKGDLLNAHYDGFLAKDGSKFYCSRTENEGHPKWFVLGVGQVIKGLDIGMMDMCPGEKRKLIIPPSFAYGKEGYDKSLPEKGI; from the exons ATGAGGGAACGCGGTGGTCATCTGGGGCCGACTCTCGGAATCATGCATTTCTTATTTAGGTTAATCATTTTCTTTTACCTGTGGGGCATTTTTACTGCTcagggacaaaaggcagaggagagcATAGAGGAAGTGAAAATAGAAGTTTTGCATCGTCCAGAAAACTGTTCTAACACAAGCAAAAAGGGAGACCTGCTAAATGCCCATTACGACGGCTTCTTGGCTAAAGACGGCTCGAAATTCTACTGCAG ccGGACAGAAAATGAAGGCCACCCCAAATGGTTTGTTCTTGGTGTTGGACAAGTCATAAAAGGCCTAGACATTGGGATGATGGATATGTGTCCTGGCGAGAAGCGAAAATTGATTATACCCCCTTCATTTGCATATGGAAAGGAAGGCTATG ATAAGTCATTACCTgaaaaaggaatttga